A single genomic interval of Veillonellales bacterium harbors:
- the dcuS gene encoding DcuS/MalK family sensor histidine kinase: protein MKLKLKMQTKIICLVCGVVAVVLIVTSLLISRSIDTEVKDSIGRQAMSVARMMARSPVVIEGLLGERTGSEIQQYANENKTLTNVKFIVVLDMDGVRKSHPTPSMVGRHLVGGDEMEAMAGREYLSEATGTLGYSLRAFTPVYGPDGHQIGVVLVGILMDYVKDAVKQAQMILLVAMLVGMLIGIFGALLLARDIKKTLFGLEPEVIAKQLEERSAMLQSVREAIIAVDRNGIITLLNEEGKRMLRLSGVSADPLGRPVNEFVPNTRLLEVIAAGKMEFDCEQDFFGVSVLANRMPLLVNGTVVGAITTFRDKTELKRLAEELTGVQDYVDALRSQAHEFMNQLHVILGMVQLENYDLLASYIHRISSEYQAEVTDVGRRIRNPVLAGFILSKLSLAREKHIRMELSPDSFLPATQQEEVTHELVTIIGNLVENALDAVANMPLKEVCLSIDYEAGWLSIKVKDTGSGIAPAIAGKMFEMGVSDKADGRGFGLHLVKLSLERLNGRIEYKRLEKETVFQVSVPYESAGEAG, encoded by the coding sequence TTGAAGCTAAAATTAAAAATGCAGACAAAAATTATCTGCCTGGTTTGCGGCGTGGTTGCTGTGGTATTAATCGTAACCAGTTTGCTCATTTCACGCAGTATTGATACCGAGGTAAAGGACAGCATTGGTCGTCAGGCCATGAGTGTTGCCCGGATGATGGCCCGGTCGCCTGTGGTCATCGAAGGACTGCTCGGCGAGCGCACCGGCAGCGAGATACAGCAATATGCCAATGAAAATAAGACGCTGACCAATGTTAAGTTCATTGTGGTCTTAGATATGGACGGCGTGCGAAAATCCCATCCCACGCCCAGTATGGTGGGTCGCCATCTGGTGGGCGGCGATGAAATGGAAGCAATGGCAGGCAGGGAATACTTGTCAGAGGCAACGGGGACATTGGGTTATTCACTGCGGGCTTTTACCCCGGTCTATGGGCCTGACGGCCATCAGATCGGAGTGGTTTTGGTGGGAATTCTTATGGATTATGTAAAAGATGCGGTGAAACAGGCTCAGATGATTTTGTTAGTTGCGATGCTAGTTGGAATGTTAATCGGAATTTTTGGCGCATTGCTGCTGGCAAGAGATATTAAGAAAACTTTATTTGGACTGGAGCCGGAGGTCATAGCCAAGCAGCTGGAAGAACGCAGTGCGATGCTGCAGTCGGTACGGGAAGCGATCATCGCTGTTGACCGTAACGGCATCATTACTTTGCTGAATGAAGAAGGGAAGCGGATGCTTCGGTTAAGCGGCGTGAGTGCCGATCCTTTGGGCCGGCCGGTGAATGAGTTTGTGCCGAATACACGCTTGCTGGAAGTAATTGCTGCCGGAAAGATGGAATTTGACTGTGAGCAGGATTTTTTCGGAGTTTCAGTATTGGCTAACCGGATGCCACTATTGGTAAATGGCACAGTTGTCGGTGCGATTACGACTTTTCGGGACAAAACGGAATTGAAGCGGCTGGCCGAGGAACTTACCGGGGTTCAGGATTACGTAGATGCATTGCGTTCCCAGGCCCATGAATTTATGAATCAGCTTCACGTAATTTTAGGGATGGTTCAATTAGAAAATTATGATTTGCTGGCTTCCTATATTCACCGGATTTCTTCTGAATATCAGGCGGAAGTGACCGATGTGGGACGCCGGATTCGCAATCCGGTGCTGGCCGGATTCATTTTAAGCAAGCTGAGCTTGGCCAGAGAGAAACATATCCGGATGGAACTGTCTCCGGACAGTTTTTTGCCTGCCACTCAGCAGGAAGAAGTCACTCATGAATTGGTAACCATTATTGGAAATTTAGTGGAAAATGCTCTTGATGCAGTGGCAAATATGCCGCTAAAGGAAGTCTGTTTGTCCATTGACTATGAAGCCGGCTGGCTGTCCATTAAAGTAAAGGATACCGGCTCCGGTATTGCTCCGGCAATAGCTGGAAAGATGTTTGAGATGGGAGTTTCGGATAAAGCGGACGGGCGTGGATTTGGTTTGCATTTAGTCAAATTAAGCTTAGAACGGTTGAACGGCCGGATTGAATATAAACGACTGGAGAAAGAAACAGTATTTCAGGTTTCTGTGCCTTATGAAAGTGCGGGTGAAGCGGGATGA
- a CDS encoding response regulator, which produces MISVLIVEDDPMVAELNRRYLEKVEGFSLAEMVSNGEEALAYLQDNQVDLVLLDVFMSGMNGLDLLAAIRRQQYGVDVILVTAARDKQSVQAALRQGAVDYLIKPFEFERFQAALLAFKQRTDFIKNQENLCQTGLDEQVFNQSRIEKSELPKGLDRHTLQKVWRHITAAQGEFTAEMMAGLVGISQVSIRKYLKYLEAVDLLNVTINYGAVGRPISKYRCTKQTVQPGFME; this is translated from the coding sequence ATGATCAGTGTCCTTATTGTGGAAGACGATCCGATGGTGGCCGAATTGAATCGCCGGTATCTTGAGAAAGTGGAAGGCTTTTCTTTGGCGGAGATGGTCAGCAATGGCGAGGAGGCATTGGCCTATTTGCAGGATAACCAGGTGGATTTGGTTTTGCTGGATGTATTCATGTCAGGGATGAATGGACTTGACCTGCTGGCGGCGATTCGCCGCCAGCAGTATGGGGTCGATGTTATTTTGGTAACTGCGGCCAGAGACAAGCAATCGGTGCAGGCGGCTTTGCGTCAGGGAGCTGTCGATTATCTGATTAAGCCCTTTGAATTTGAACGGTTTCAAGCGGCCTTGCTGGCCTTTAAACAACGGACTGATTTTATAAAAAATCAGGAGAATCTTTGCCAGACAGGGCTGGATGAACAAGTTTTCAATCAGAGCCGAATCGAAAAAAGCGAATTGCCTAAAGGGCTTGACAGGCATACGCTACAAAAAGTCTGGCGTCATATTACGGCCGCGCAGGGAGAGTTTACGGCGGAAATGATGGCCGGCCTTGTGGGAATTTCCCAAGTATCAATACGTAAATATTTAAAATATCTGGAAGCTGTGGATTTATTGAATGTTACCATTAATTATGGGGCGGTTGGCAGGCCAATATCCAAATATCGCTGCACGAAACAGACAGTTCAGCCTGGGTTTATGGAATAA
- a CDS encoding heparan-alpha-glucosaminide N-acetyltransferase, whose protein sequence is MKPHHRIWEIDFARGLAILLMILFHLIVDLKDFYGFPLEYLSGFWYFEGKLSAILFIFLAGISCVLSKRTLSHGLKIFSWGMVLTIITYYYNPYTFIRFGILHLIGSSILSYKLLNGLSSANLLVSSLIVLFAGNKISAIGISTGCLLPLGLTPPGFQAMDYYPLLPWYGVFLLGVVTGRRFYANRSSLLPFFLHPAIITVPGRYSLLIYLIHQPLLLTILYCCHWVLS, encoded by the coding sequence ATGAAACCACATCACCGAATCTGGGAAATTGATTTTGCCAGAGGACTGGCCATTCTTTTAATGATTCTATTCCATCTGATTGTTGACTTAAAAGACTTTTATGGCTTTCCCCTTGAATATTTATCCGGTTTTTGGTACTTTGAAGGAAAGCTGTCGGCAATCCTGTTTATATTTCTTGCCGGTATAAGTTGTGTACTTAGCAAAAGAACGCTTTCCCATGGGCTAAAAATTTTTTCCTGGGGTATGGTGCTGACCATAATCACTTATTATTATAACCCCTATACTTTTATCCGCTTTGGCATTCTGCATCTGATCGGCAGCAGCATCCTGTCCTATAAGCTTCTGAACGGTTTATCTTCAGCGAATTTATTGGTATCAAGCCTGATTGTGCTGTTCGCGGGAAATAAAATTTCCGCTATTGGTATTTCAACCGGCTGCCTACTGCCCTTGGGCTTGACTCCGCCTGGATTTCAAGCAATGGACTATTATCCGCTGCTGCCCTGGTATGGGGTATTTTTGCTCGGCGTTGTTACCGGCAGGAGATTCTATGCGAATCGAAGCAGCCTGCTGCCATTTTTCTTACATCCAGCCATTATTACTGTTCCTGGCCGGTATTCACTGTTGATCTACCTGATCCATCAGCCCCTGCTGCTGACAATTCTCTACTGCTGCCATTGGGTATTGTCCTGA